A window of the Myxococcus fulvus genome harbors these coding sequences:
- a CDS encoding DUF4476 domain-containing protein, giving the protein MKALALVVALLSASTSLAQDATVEKFRPPPPGRPMPQPQQPNNPPRHNPGQNYPPQNPTGTLVVVGREELAQRLARLEKLLEDIEDRADRDTRAKVRKAQDVLDGVARHVEEAPLLATVMPRPPPPPPEPMVRPMSDSSFQRWYDAISRETFTDDKMRVLSMGLQDNYLLVSQVLRLMERMQFNDDKINVLRIVKPRILDTENNYLLFNAFTFSADKKRAQDILSAR; this is encoded by the coding sequence ATGAAGGCCCTCGCGCTGGTTGTCGCCCTGCTGTCCGCCTCCACCTCCCTCGCCCAAGACGCGACCGTCGAGAAGTTCCGGCCGCCCCCGCCGGGCCGGCCGATGCCGCAGCCGCAGCAGCCGAACAACCCGCCGCGCCACAACCCGGGCCAGAACTACCCGCCGCAGAACCCCACGGGCACGCTGGTGGTGGTGGGCCGCGAGGAGCTGGCGCAGCGGCTGGCGCGCCTGGAGAAGCTGCTCGAGGACATCGAGGACCGGGCCGACCGTGACACCCGCGCCAAGGTGCGCAAGGCGCAGGACGTGCTCGACGGCGTGGCCCGTCACGTCGAGGAGGCCCCGCTGCTCGCCACGGTGATGCCGCGCCCGCCGCCCCCGCCGCCGGAGCCGATGGTCCGGCCGATGAGCGACAGCTCCTTCCAGCGCTGGTACGACGCCATCTCCCGGGAGACCTTCACCGACGACAAGATGCGCGTGCTCTCCATGGGGCTCCAGGACAACTACCTGCTGGTCTCCCAGGTGCTGCGGCTGATGGAGCGCATGCAGTTCAACGACGACAAGATCAACGTCCTGCGCATCGTGAAGCCGCGCATCCTCGACACCGAGAACAACTACCTGCTCTTCAACGCCTTCACGTTCTCCGCCGACAAGAAGCGCGCCCAGGACATCCTGTCCGCGCGCTGA
- a CDS encoding iron-containing redox enzyme family protein: MGAPSLLRNLNLRHHIGALKAEWNARESSAYLRALRDGTFERGDFVETQRQFFAAVAHFTRPMAVLASRLPRPELRLPLVENVFDEHGRGTLSHGHEHTFLALLERLGASLDGLHDDTSWPEVRKFNVALTGIAAFESTHTGLAVFGIIEDLFSGISLELGQGIVARGWLTADQVVHYPTHATLDEEHADGFYRQLDAPFASDASARRDIQQGLLLGGHLFLGLYDDLHRARRRRA, translated from the coding sequence ATGGGTGCACCTTCCCTCCTCCGAAATCTGAACCTGCGCCACCACATCGGCGCGCTGAAGGCCGAGTGGAACGCGCGGGAGTCCTCCGCCTACCTGCGCGCGCTGCGCGACGGCACCTTCGAGCGGGGGGACTTCGTCGAGACGCAGCGTCAGTTCTTCGCCGCGGTGGCGCACTTCACGCGGCCCATGGCCGTGCTCGCCAGCCGGCTCCCCCGGCCCGAGCTGCGCCTGCCGCTGGTGGAGAACGTCTTCGACGAGCACGGCCGGGGCACGCTCTCCCACGGCCACGAACACACCTTCCTCGCGCTTCTGGAGCGGCTCGGGGCCTCGCTCGATGGACTCCACGACGACACGTCCTGGCCGGAGGTGCGCAAGTTCAACGTCGCGCTGACGGGCATCGCCGCCTTCGAGTCCACGCACACCGGACTCGCCGTGTTCGGCATCATCGAGGACCTGTTCAGCGGCATCTCCCTGGAGCTGGGCCAGGGCATCGTCGCGCGCGGGTGGCTGACGGCCGACCAGGTGGTGCACTACCCCACGCACGCGACGCTCGACGAGGAGCACGCGGACGGGTTCTACCGCCAGCTCGACGCGCCCTTCGCGAGCGACGCCTCGGCCCGGCGGGACATCCAGCAGGGGCTCCTGCTCGGAGGCCACCTCTTCCTCGGCCTCTACGACGACCTCCACCGCGCCCGTCGCCGTCGGGCGTGA
- a CDS encoding flavin monoamine oxidase family protein, with translation MPRTALFDSFRQTTRKALAASTSRREVTLPSEARRGLDRRSVLKGLTALGLGFAVGSARAQEAHALPSPRVGIIGAGLAGLACAYELRRAGVIATVHEASERTGGRVYSMGGAFGGPVTFPGQVVERGGEFIDSGHTTMLGYARQFQLEREDLARFHGEVTYFFGGQRYTEAAILAEYCPLIAAIRQDLSRLSEAPTAARHTPVDRAFDLMDLMTYLESRDAGPLISAAIIAAYEAEYGRTADTLSCLNLLFLIGTEQCRRFEPYGESDERYRLLGGNQQIPRELAARLPGQVRLGERLEAVRRTPAGALALSLRRSSWSFTATYDVVVLAVPFTVLRRVALDGSLGLPPWKRKVIQELGYGTNAKMMVGYQGPVWRAGGGSGATYSDLMHHQATWETNPSRATTRDAVLTDYASGERGAAMDPGNVALEAERFVAAMNRVVPGTASAVKRGVDGRILAHLEHWPSSPFALGSYTAYGPGQFTSLAGYEAPPVGNLFFAGEHTSSFYEAQGYMEGAAASGRSTAAAILAEARIAALG, from the coding sequence ATGCCCCGCACCGCGCTCTTCGATTCGTTCCGCCAGACCACCCGGAAGGCGCTCGCCGCTTCCACCTCGCGACGCGAGGTCACCCTGCCGTCCGAGGCCCGGCGCGGCTTGGACCGTCGCTCCGTGCTGAAGGGGCTGACGGCCCTCGGGCTGGGGTTCGCCGTCGGGAGCGCGCGGGCGCAGGAGGCGCATGCGCTCCCGTCGCCGCGGGTGGGAATCATCGGCGCGGGGCTCGCCGGACTCGCGTGTGCCTACGAGCTGCGGCGCGCGGGCGTCATCGCCACGGTGCACGAGGCGAGTGAGCGCACCGGCGGCCGGGTGTACTCGATGGGCGGCGCGTTCGGCGGGCCCGTCACGTTCCCGGGACAGGTCGTGGAGCGGGGTGGCGAGTTCATCGACTCCGGACACACGACGATGCTGGGCTACGCGCGCCAATTCCAACTGGAGCGCGAGGACCTCGCGCGGTTCCACGGTGAGGTGACGTACTTCTTCGGAGGCCAGCGGTACACGGAGGCCGCCATCCTGGCGGAGTACTGTCCGCTCATCGCCGCCATCCGCCAGGACCTGTCCCGGCTCTCCGAGGCCCCCACCGCCGCGCGGCATACGCCGGTGGACCGCGCGTTCGACCTGATGGACCTGATGACCTACCTGGAGTCCCGCGACGCGGGGCCCCTGATATCGGCCGCCATCATCGCCGCGTACGAGGCGGAGTATGGACGGACGGCGGACACGCTGAGCTGTCTCAACCTGTTGTTCCTGATTGGGACGGAGCAGTGTCGCCGCTTCGAGCCCTATGGCGAGAGCGACGAGCGCTACCGGTTGCTCGGCGGCAATCAGCAGATTCCTCGCGAGCTGGCCGCGCGCCTCCCCGGTCAGGTCCGCTTGGGCGAGCGACTGGAGGCCGTGCGGAGGACGCCCGCGGGCGCACTGGCCCTGTCGCTGCGGCGGAGCTCCTGGAGCTTCACCGCGACCTATGACGTCGTGGTGCTCGCCGTGCCCTTCACCGTGCTGCGGCGTGTGGCGCTGGATGGCTCGCTGGGCCTGCCGCCCTGGAAGAGGAAGGTCATCCAGGAGCTGGGCTACGGCACCAACGCGAAGATGATGGTGGGCTACCAGGGACCGGTGTGGCGCGCGGGCGGGGGCAGCGGCGCGACGTACTCGGATTTGATGCACCACCAGGCGACGTGGGAGACGAACCCGAGCCGGGCCACGACGAGGGACGCGGTGCTGACGGACTACGCGAGCGGAGAGCGCGGCGCCGCGATGGACCCGGGCAACGTGGCGCTGGAGGCCGAGCGCTTCGTGGCGGCGATGAACCGGGTGGTGCCAGGCACCGCGAGCGCGGTGAAGCGCGGCGTGGACGGGCGCATCCTCGCGCACCTGGAGCACTGGCCGAGCTCCCCGTTCGCACTGGGCAGCTACACGGCCTACGGCCCGGGGCAGTTCACGAGCCTGGCGGGCTACGAGGCGCCCCCCGTGGGCAACCTGTTCTTCGCCGGCGAGCACACCAGCTCGTTCTACGAAGCCCAGGGTTACATGGAAGGCGCGGCGGCCTCGGGCCGGAGCACCGCGGCGGCCATCCTGGCGGAGGCGCGAATCGCGGCCCTCGGCTGA
- a CDS encoding peroxiredoxin family protein yields MATLLAATLASAALKKGEVVPAFSAEDLRGEQHSSQEWRGRRTLLVVLTDKDGGEAMRRWFDEAAALRVPDSVHRASLLSFKLPFFVGLGTVREKARKKVPEAAWSDTWLDKNGDMGKRLSLPSSRMPYAFALDEQGRVLAAVHGEVDSPEAKALLELLTRP; encoded by the coding sequence GTGGCCACGCTGCTGGCCGCGACGCTGGCGAGCGCCGCGCTGAAGAAGGGCGAGGTGGTGCCGGCGTTCTCCGCCGAGGACCTGCGGGGCGAGCAGCACAGCAGCCAGGAGTGGCGCGGCCGGCGCACGCTGCTGGTGGTGCTCACCGACAAGGACGGCGGCGAGGCGATGCGGCGCTGGTTCGACGAGGCCGCCGCGCTGCGCGTCCCCGACTCGGTCCACCGCGCCTCGCTGCTCTCCTTCAAGCTGCCCTTCTTCGTGGGCCTGGGGACGGTGCGCGAGAAGGCCCGGAAGAAGGTCCCCGAGGCGGCCTGGTCCGACACCTGGCTCGACAAGAACGGAGACATGGGCAAGCGGCTGTCGCTGCCGTCCAGTCGCATGCCGTATGCCTTCGCGCTGGACGAGCAGGGGCGGGTGCTCGCCGCCGTGCACGGCGAGGTGGACTCCCCGGAGGCGAAGGCGCTGCTGGAACTCTTGACGCGGCCCTAG
- a CDS encoding 2,3-bisphosphoglycerate-dependent phosphoglycerate mutase: protein MPLLALVRHGQSLWNHENRFTGFVDVPLTEKGREEARLAARSLQGLTFDVAYTSVLTRAQETLALILEALGQRPPIIRDAALNERHYGDLQGLNKADATQRFGEAQVKLWRRSYDVPPPNGESLEMTARRVLPFYERAIGGDLRLGKNVLVVAHGNSNRSLVMKLDQLTGEQVVGLELATGVPLVYELSPEGTVLSKRTPSP, encoded by the coding sequence ATGCCCCTCCTCGCACTCGTCCGTCATGGCCAGTCCCTGTGGAACCACGAGAACCGCTTCACGGGCTTCGTGGACGTACCCCTGACCGAGAAGGGCCGCGAGGAGGCGCGCCTCGCCGCGCGCTCGCTCCAGGGGCTCACCTTCGACGTGGCCTACACGTCCGTGCTCACCCGCGCCCAGGAGACGCTGGCGCTCATCCTGGAGGCCCTGGGCCAGCGTCCCCCCATCATCCGCGACGCGGCCCTCAACGAGCGCCACTACGGCGACCTGCAGGGCCTGAACAAGGCGGACGCGACCCAGCGCTTCGGCGAGGCCCAGGTGAAGCTCTGGCGGCGCTCCTACGACGTGCCGCCGCCCAACGGCGAGTCCCTGGAGATGACCGCCCGCCGGGTGCTGCCCTTCTACGAGCGCGCCATCGGCGGCGACCTGCGCCTGGGCAAGAACGTCCTCGTCGTCGCGCACGGCAACTCCAACCGCTCCCTGGTCATGAAGCTGGACCAGCTCACCGGCGAGCAGGTGGTGGGGCTGGAGCTGGCGACCGGCGTTCCCCTCGTCTACGAGCTGTCCCCCGAGGGAACGGTGCTGTCCAAACGAACCCCCTCCCCTTGA
- a CDS encoding phosphatase PAP2 family protein, with amino-acid sequence MSERPYLHEGLLAGFGGVLSCGLLVVAGARSAVFLQVLGATLLFILAVAGLSRLERWGHVFRVRLLLAYGATFFFYASVKDTIPALGLPTRDAVLFGVDAWVFGGSTPSVWLQRWSSPAVNDVFSASYLSFHVYLHLAMAWAVVGPRVRAEAFFGQVFSAYVPGLVGYYLVPAVGPVAAYPELFTVPVEGGWVTGLNAAVVAHGSSTFDLFPSLHVYITLVLLAHDRLAHPWRFRGMLPVAGLLFVSTLVLRYHYAVDLLAGVVWFVVFRALYPRLLGVWESWRRGSGVAPAAVIPPG; translated from the coding sequence ATGTCTGAGCGTCCCTATCTGCACGAGGGGCTGCTCGCGGGCTTCGGGGGGGTGCTGTCGTGTGGGCTCCTGGTCGTCGCCGGAGCGCGCTCGGCGGTCTTCCTCCAGGTGCTCGGCGCGACGCTCCTGTTCATCCTCGCGGTGGCGGGGCTGTCGCGCCTGGAGCGCTGGGGGCACGTCTTCCGCGTCCGGTTGCTGTTGGCCTACGGAGCGACGTTCTTCTTCTATGCGTCGGTGAAGGACACCATCCCCGCGCTCGGGCTTCCGACGCGGGATGCCGTGTTGTTCGGCGTGGACGCGTGGGTGTTCGGTGGGAGCACGCCGTCGGTGTGGCTGCAGCGCTGGAGCTCGCCGGCCGTGAACGACGTGTTCAGCGCGAGCTACCTGTCGTTCCACGTCTATCTGCACCTGGCCATGGCGTGGGCGGTGGTGGGGCCGCGTGTGCGCGCGGAGGCGTTCTTCGGACAGGTCTTCTCCGCCTACGTGCCGGGGCTCGTGGGGTACTACCTGGTGCCCGCGGTGGGGCCCGTGGCGGCGTATCCCGAGCTGTTCACCGTGCCGGTGGAGGGAGGATGGGTGACGGGGCTGAACGCGGCCGTCGTGGCTCACGGCTCGTCGACCTTCGACCTGTTCCCCAGCCTGCACGTGTACATCACGCTGGTGTTGCTCGCGCACGACAGGCTCGCGCATCCGTGGCGCTTCCGGGGGATGTTGCCGGTGGCGGGTTTGCTCTTCGTCTCCACGCTGGTGCTGCGCTACCACTACGCGGTCGACCTGCTCGCGGGCGTCGTGTGGTTCGTCGTCTTCCGCGCGCTGTATCCGCGACTGCTGGGTGTGTGGGAGTCCTGGCGGCGCGGGAGCGGAGTGGCGCCCGCGGCGGTGATTCCGCCGGGGTGA
- a CDS encoding fatty acid desaturase family protein gives MPTPSAPLSPESLRELERVDARHLPRLVLFLLLQGVSAWLVVLLARQGDSGASWLVRIPLYLVSAAALHGISLFTHEAVHGGLSSRPWLNRLGGMLCAWPVLQNFAAYKVLHLRHHRDLGGGLDPDHYANYTGRRWLELAMHLGRLLLGYPAYITMIPILGFKHGTPSERRWIVFEVAMVLVAGVLAARFVPWQVLLHAWVLPMVIINTLVNIRGMSQHTFLTESHHPVRGSRSILSNPVTRFFMCNENYHLEHHLYPRVPWYNLPALHQSLRAELVAQGAPFIPSYFSFVRGVLSGSLMREARRAASPDV, from the coding sequence ATGCCCACGCCCTCCGCACCCCTGTCTCCCGAGTCCCTGCGCGAGCTGGAGCGGGTCGACGCCCGTCACCTGCCTCGGCTCGTCCTGTTCCTCCTGCTCCAGGGCGTTTCGGCGTGGCTCGTCGTCCTGCTCGCGAGGCAGGGCGACTCGGGGGCGAGCTGGCTCGTCCGGATTCCGCTCTACCTGGTCTCGGCCGCCGCGCTGCATGGCATCAGCCTGTTCACCCACGAGGCGGTGCATGGTGGGTTGTCCTCGCGGCCCTGGCTGAATCGACTGGGCGGGATGCTGTGTGCCTGGCCGGTGCTCCAGAACTTCGCGGCCTACAAGGTGTTGCACCTGCGGCACCATCGGGACCTGGGCGGTGGCCTGGACCCCGACCACTACGCGAACTACACGGGGCGGCGCTGGCTGGAGCTGGCGATGCACCTGGGCCGGCTGCTGCTCGGCTATCCCGCGTACATCACGATGATTCCCATCCTGGGCTTCAAGCACGGCACGCCGTCGGAGCGGCGGTGGATTGTGTTCGAGGTCGCCATGGTGCTCGTGGCGGGTGTGCTCGCGGCGCGCTTCGTGCCGTGGCAGGTGTTGCTGCATGCGTGGGTGCTGCCCATGGTCATCATCAACACGCTGGTCAACATCCGGGGCATGAGCCAGCACACCTTCCTGACGGAGAGCCATCATCCGGTCCGGGGCTCGCGCTCCATCCTGTCCAATCCGGTGACGCGCTTCTTCATGTGCAACGAGAACTACCACCTGGAGCACCACCTGTATCCGCGGGTGCCCTGGTACAACCTGCCCGCGCTGCACCAGTCCCTGCGGGCCGAGCTCGTCGCGCAGGGCGCGCCCTTCATCCCGTCGTACTTCTCGTTCGTCCGAGGCGTGCTGAGTGGCTCGCTGATGCGAGAGGCCCGGCGCGCCGCGTCCCCGGATGTCTGA
- a CDS encoding GNAT family N-acetyltransferase codes for MSGIRYVVLRPDTLGPYVERLRELERGIEYPIADGADHFFIDHGPQYHPFFSSMGEAYFLLALRGEELLGSVTGILRQVHRGTRALPGFYICDLKVAPHARGSGLARGLILRGLTHLFRIPALRGIRFLYGAAMRGARGDVMRTARGWNPLRMGRPQSRLALYFTPPARLATLELADAPGCPRGEGLVLGPAPSRRLQGAGWCTTSGSKDLQLMSTQAPWPLVHLAAPPSAWTRGWGHYLRTCGEELAAHSPQPLACFVIDERLEDHVRWLRGQGVSPDAVCTVYSLDLTRLKGSPAWVHLPSSEI; via the coding sequence ATGAGCGGCATCCGCTACGTGGTGCTCCGGCCCGACACGCTCGGGCCCTACGTCGAACGGCTGCGCGAGCTGGAGCGCGGAATCGAGTACCCCATCGCCGACGGCGCCGACCACTTCTTCATCGACCATGGCCCCCAGTACCACCCCTTCTTCTCGTCCATGGGGGAGGCGTACTTCCTGCTCGCCCTGCGCGGAGAGGAGCTGCTCGGCTCGGTGACGGGAATCCTGCGGCAGGTCCACCGGGGCACCCGCGCCCTGCCCGGGTTCTACATCTGCGACCTCAAGGTGGCGCCCCACGCGCGCGGCTCGGGGCTGGCGCGAGGGCTCATCCTCCGCGGGCTCACGCACCTGTTCCGCATCCCCGCCCTGCGCGGCATCCGGTTCCTCTACGGCGCCGCCATGCGAGGCGCTCGGGGCGACGTCATGCGCACCGCGCGGGGCTGGAACCCGCTGCGGATGGGGCGCCCCCAGAGCCGGCTCGCGCTCTACTTCACGCCGCCCGCCCGCCTCGCCACATTGGAACTGGCGGACGCACCCGGGTGTCCACGAGGTGAGGGGCTGGTGCTCGGCCCCGCACCGTCCCGCCGGCTCCAGGGCGCGGGGTGGTGCACCACCTCCGGGAGCAAGGACCTCCAGTTGATGTCGACGCAAGCCCCCTGGCCGCTCGTGCACCTGGCCGCGCCGCCCTCGGCGTGGACCCGGGGATGGGGGCACTACCTCAGGACCTGTGGCGAGGAGCTCGCCGCGCACAGCCCCCAGCCGCTCGCCTGCTTCGTCATCGACGAGCGCCTGGAGGACCACGTCCGCTGGCTGCGGGGACAAGGGGTTTCCCCCGACGCGGTGTGCACCGTTTACTCTCTCGACCTCACCCGACTTAAAGGGTCCCCGGCATGGGTGCACCTTCCCTCCTCCGAAATCTGA
- a CDS encoding DUF3419 family protein, protein MSAPLPRLKFAVVREDPALEQALIEHTRARALLTVASGGCTLLTLARDNPTLELVGFDFNPRQLEHVKEKARCLGTAAPQHFNVLSNDAAGLNQRGEFEGLFRTLRLFVEEFVAPRRELNTFFDPGVPESEREALRAGWFASHYWPVAFQLAFADPFLHAMFGPAATQHARPGSYPGYFQALFERGLRREDACRNPYLQHVLLGAYRPGDAPGYLCATAPLQVSLVQGSLPDVPDLGRFDVISLSNIFDWSDDTLVEQWATLLSQQARPGCAVLLRQLNNQRDLRRFFAPAFEFDDALGARLQAQDRSLFYERVEVGFRRTSGP, encoded by the coding sequence TTGAGCGCACCTCTCCCCCGTCTGAAGTTCGCCGTCGTCCGCGAAGACCCGGCGCTGGAGCAGGCGCTCATCGAGCACACCCGGGCCCGCGCGCTCCTCACCGTCGCCTCTGGCGGCTGCACCCTGCTGACGCTGGCGCGCGACAACCCCACGCTCGAGCTGGTGGGCTTCGACTTCAACCCGAGGCAACTGGAGCACGTGAAGGAGAAGGCCCGCTGCCTGGGCACCGCCGCGCCCCAGCACTTCAACGTGCTCTCCAACGACGCCGCGGGGCTGAACCAGCGCGGCGAGTTCGAGGGGCTGTTCCGCACGCTGCGCCTCTTCGTGGAGGAGTTCGTGGCCCCTCGCCGCGAGCTCAACACGTTCTTCGACCCCGGTGTCCCCGAGTCGGAGCGCGAAGCGCTGCGCGCGGGCTGGTTCGCGTCGCACTACTGGCCCGTGGCCTTCCAGCTCGCGTTCGCGGACCCGTTCCTGCACGCCATGTTCGGTCCCGCGGCCACCCAGCACGCCCGCCCCGGCTCCTATCCCGGCTACTTCCAGGCCCTGTTCGAGCGAGGGCTCCGACGTGAGGACGCCTGCCGCAATCCGTATCTGCAGCACGTGCTGCTCGGCGCCTACCGTCCCGGCGACGCACCCGGCTACCTGTGCGCCACCGCGCCGCTCCAGGTCTCCCTGGTGCAGGGCTCGCTGCCGGACGTGCCCGACCTGGGCCGCTTCGACGTCATCTCCCTGTCCAACATCTTCGACTGGTCCGATGACACGCTCGTCGAGCAGTGGGCCACGCTCCTGTCCCAGCAGGCCCGCCCCGGCTGCGCCGTGCTGCTGCGCCAGCTCAACAACCAGCGCGACCTGAGGCGCTTCTTCGCCCCCGCCTTCGAGTTCGACGACGCGCTCGGCGCGAGGCTCCAGGCCCAGGACCGCAGCCTGTTCTACGAGCGCGTCGAGGTCGGCTTCCGACGGACGTCGGGCCCATGA
- a CDS encoding AraC family transcriptional regulator, with product MTPSSLQVAPRGLLASFVRGLRAVPRGEQAPAYVRLPDGESELVIRLDDTRGDAYVIGTRLRPLQKGGADVPPLAIAVRFKVAGAYPFFGVPMGELTNRVIPLDTLWGAAGGGLRERLHERPGLAAKLGVLQETLEARLRGGDVFEPPSAHVVRRAVRVIAQARELPRVDALAKGLGVSERQLRRAFEDVLGLGPKAYARVVRLQRALRASRRMATPDWGAIASATGYYDQAHLISDFRGLTGHTPGALLRRSPPWP from the coding sequence GTGACCCCTTCGTCGCTCCAGGTCGCTCCCCGGGGACTGCTCGCCAGCTTCGTGCGCGGCCTTCGCGCCGTCCCCCGAGGCGAGCAGGCGCCGGCCTATGTCCGCCTCCCCGATGGAGAGTCCGAGCTCGTCATCCGGCTCGACGACACCCGCGGCGACGCGTACGTCATCGGCACCCGGCTGAGGCCGCTCCAGAAGGGCGGCGCGGACGTGCCGCCCCTGGCCATCGCCGTGCGCTTCAAGGTCGCGGGGGCCTACCCGTTCTTCGGCGTCCCCATGGGGGAGCTCACCAATCGCGTCATCCCCCTCGACACGCTGTGGGGCGCGGCGGGTGGCGGGCTCCGGGAGCGGCTGCACGAGCGCCCGGGCCTGGCGGCGAAGCTCGGCGTGCTCCAGGAGACGCTCGAGGCGCGCCTGCGCGGAGGTGACGTGTTCGAGCCACCTTCCGCCCACGTCGTGCGCCGCGCCGTGCGCGTCATCGCCCAGGCCCGCGAGCTGCCCCGCGTGGACGCGCTGGCGAAAGGGTTGGGCGTCAGCGAGCGCCAGCTGCGCCGGGCCTTCGAGGACGTGCTGGGCCTGGGCCCCAAGGCCTACGCGCGCGTGGTGCGCCTGCAGCGCGCCCTCCGGGCCTCGCGGCGGATGGCCACGCCGGACTGGGGCGCCATCGCCTCGGCCACGGGCTACTACGACCAGGCCCACCTCATCTCTGATTTCCGCGGCCTGACAGGACACACGCCGGGGGCCCTGCTGCGACGCTCGCCCCCCTGGCCGTGA
- a CDS encoding MBL fold metallo-hydrolase, which produces MRVHHLNCGTLCPASARFVLGEGGLFTRARLVCHCLLIESNDGLVLVDTGLGLADIQDPRRLGQRFIRRNAPRLSRDETAVAQVERLGFRREDVRHIIPTHLDLDHVGGLADFPRAKVHVFRAEHAAAMAPAGRSAKFGYRAAQWAHQPLWTPYDVQGERWFGFASVRVIPELDTELLLVPLLGHSEGHCGVAVRTEGRWLLHAGDAYFSHKEVHPVSPRSPWGLALFQRLRSTDNAARLENQARLRALARAHPEEVSVFSAHCAVEWERHAHAPRSSEVRDAAA; this is translated from the coding sequence ATGCGAGTCCATCACCTCAACTGCGGCACCCTGTGCCCCGCCAGCGCGCGCTTCGTCCTGGGCGAGGGCGGCCTGTTCACACGCGCGCGCCTGGTCTGCCACTGCCTGCTCATCGAATCGAACGACGGCCTGGTGCTGGTCGACACGGGCCTGGGGCTCGCGGACATCCAGGACCCGCGCCGGCTGGGCCAGCGCTTCATCCGCCGCAATGCGCCCAGGCTGTCGCGGGACGAGACGGCGGTGGCGCAGGTGGAGCGGCTGGGGTTCCGGCGCGAGGACGTGCGGCACATCATCCCCACGCACCTGGACCTGGACCATGTCGGTGGGCTCGCGGACTTCCCTCGCGCGAAGGTGCACGTCTTCCGGGCCGAGCACGCCGCGGCCATGGCGCCGGCGGGGCGCAGCGCGAAGTTCGGCTACCGCGCCGCGCAGTGGGCCCACCAGCCGCTGTGGACGCCGTATGACGTCCAGGGCGAGCGCTGGTTCGGCTTCGCCTCGGTGCGCGTGATTCCGGAGCTGGACACGGAGCTGCTGCTGGTGCCGCTGCTGGGGCACTCGGAGGGGCACTGCGGCGTCGCCGTGAGGACGGAGGGCCGGTGGCTGCTCCACGCGGGGGATGCGTACTTCAGCCACAAGGAGGTGCACCCCGTGTCGCCGCGCAGTCCGTGGGGGCTGGCGCTCTTCCAGCGGCTGCGCTCCACGGACAACGCCGCGCGCCTCGAGAACCAGGCGCGGCTGCGGGCCCTGGCGAGGGCGCATCCGGAGGAGGTGAGCGTGTTCTCCGCGCACTGCGCGGTGGAGTGGGAGCGCCACGCCCACGCGCCGAGGTCCTCCGAGGTCCGCGACGCCGCGGCCTGA